The genomic interval ATGAACAGTTGAACTTCTGGCTCCGGTAATAACTCTATCACTAACGCCAATAAACCATACATGTATAAACCCACTTTAagcataatttattgaaagtcATAGCTTATTGGCGCCGGTGTAATTACTGGATccaaaaaagttctggtgCACTCAGAAGTTTACTGCtgcttcaaaatttatcaaCACTGGCGATACTCGATTAACGCCATGATTCATGCATGTGTGTAAACTACGGTTAACAAACACTTCCGACAAAAACGCATCCATCTGATAAATTGAAGCTTCTAACAGACAAATATGcgcaaattcaaaaatctagaaatttttttagatcaaaaataaataatctacGATAGAtgatattcattaaatttcgtaaaaacataaaaaaacagtGACATGTGAGAAGtcgaaaggaaaaatattcttataaACTACAATACCTgaagaaaactaattttcagAATCTTTTACCTACATAACAGTGTTGCCACATTTGTGacgtttaaaattaagttttttccgCGTCCAGTTTATCGCGGAGAACCATCCAGAATATCCAACAATATCTCTAGATGTTCGGTAGAAGAGTGCTACTCAATCATCGCTGAACCTAAAAATTGCAATCAAAGCATTAGAATTTTAGCTCTAAAAGTGAAACTTGATTTATAGTAAAACATTAGGTTATTGTCTACAGTATGTCAAAGACAATCTGCCAAAATATCTGCTTTTCATTGGGTTAacaatgatttattttgacaCATGTCAAAGTTGTCACACCACCACCAGCTCTCCTGGGGCACaataaaatatgacgatttatGACGATAGAAATGTGGTAGTGGGTATTGTTACTGGGTAGATACGCGAATATCTccagatatttttgaaacccTGCATACTAGTAGAATAACTTACCAGAATCCATCAGCTTTCAGTTTAAACTTCAATCGGGTTCCCCTGAAAAGTGAATACAATTGCTGCAGCCTCAATGTCACCATTCTAAGTGAAAGCTGGCCCTCTTCACATTTTCGTGTCACTTCTTGCACAATCCTCCCTCGAGCCACTAATTGCTGGTCCATGGGGTGATTTCTAAAGCAGTTGGTAACGCTGTAGCGCCGCATCATGGAAGGACCCAAATTGTCGATGGTACCCAAAGGGTGCACATGTTTGTCAATAAATTCTAGGAAAAGATGGTCTTCAGTGGTCACTACGCGACATATGC from Euwallacea fornicatus isolate EFF26 chromosome 17, ASM4011564v1, whole genome shotgun sequence carries:
- the LOC136344452 gene encoding uncharacterized protein; its protein translation is MEKRKVKKYDPCPSFVRYIKINNKHKRTRCISVEGFLFPISLDERAPNGNLVWACSQPNCICRVVTTEDHLFLEFIDKHVHPLGTIDNLGPSMMRRYSVTNCFRNHPMDQQLVARGRIVQEVTRKCEEGQLSLRMVTLRLQQLYSLFRGTRLKFKLKADGFWFSDD